A genomic stretch from Thermoplasma sp. Kam2015 includes:
- a CDS encoding ACT domain-containing protein gives MSISEEVRAYIERNPHIMRALNEDVINYSALARKIMEETGLENFQAIIAALKRYRAPASEIDHSAILSRSSVEMYTNISVVILKPKNENVKMVLNNAERSMLNYSRFRIIQGVQGAVVVINDNDLDRIMRGIPKSEIISVDRKLAEIVITSPQTITYTRGYVAHLSSLLAYHGINVVQLVSFYTDVTFILESKDLTASFSIISDIIERSAQRKT, from the coding sequence ATGAGCATATCAGAGGAAGTGAGGGCATATATCGAAAGGAATCCCCATATCATGCGTGCCCTGAATGAAGATGTGATCAACTACTCTGCACTTGCCAGAAAGATAATGGAGGAAACCGGCCTTGAGAATTTTCAGGCCATAATCGCTGCGCTGAAGAGATACAGGGCTCCGGCCTCCGAGATAGATCACTCAGCCATACTCTCTAGATCAAGCGTGGAGATGTACACGAACATATCCGTGGTGATACTGAAGCCGAAGAATGAAAACGTGAAGATGGTTCTCAACAACGCGGAACGTTCTATGCTCAATTACAGCAGATTCAGGATAATTCAGGGGGTACAGGGCGCAGTGGTGGTCATCAACGATAACGATCTGGATAGAATAATGCGTGGAATTCCGAAGAGTGAGATCATAAGCGTGGACAGGAAGCTTGCTGAAATAGTGATAACTAGCCCACAGACGATAACGTATACCCGCGGTTACGTGGCTCATCTCTCATCGCTCCTTGCCTATCATGGGATAAATGTCGTTCAGCTGGTCTCCTTCTACACCGATGTGACATTCATACTTGAATCCAAGGATCTGACGGCGAGTTTCAGCATAATATCAGACATCATTGAGAGATCAGCACAGCGGAAGACCTGA
- a CDS encoding MFS transporter — protein sequence MSRENEGGISFVSMLLIIASITFAVRGSNNMYMTEIPLIARYVFHYGEFLVGAISALTAVGTFIMSALINSRLRSKERRRVFIVSSLIYAVVFPLFYLSNAITIWPIAFFAGFSLGALMPNIITSAGLLPDRKQRERLLSIYTLTLSVSLVVGPALEGYLLKFMPLMKTFLVFSIFPIIVFGMSFFLRFPDERNMQKIETGDVLRNHGFRAAIYNIMTYNIPFAFILTFGGIYAMSRFDVTYSTVTLMFASFFFTSFLSRVLLAVRPPEDIWKLMILSVVITSIGLIGIVESLNILMLEACFLLLGFPHGFTFPLSVISISRSFSTESRNAANSLFFSVMMAVGAVMPFVSGGLVSAIGLKYSFGILVPVIIALLFMLSHEMSCIKKGKSNEGLLPS from the coding sequence ATGTCCAGGGAAAACGAAGGCGGTATCTCGTTCGTCTCGATGCTCCTGATCATAGCCTCGATAACGTTCGCGGTCAGGGGAAGCAACAACATGTACATGACTGAGATACCGCTGATCGCTCGCTACGTATTCCATTATGGCGAATTCCTAGTCGGTGCGATATCAGCCCTGACCGCAGTGGGAACATTCATAATGAGCGCGCTAATAAATTCCAGACTAAGATCAAAGGAGAGGCGCAGGGTTTTCATAGTTTCTTCACTTATATATGCGGTGGTATTTCCGCTGTTCTATCTTTCGAATGCGATAACAATATGGCCCATAGCATTTTTTGCCGGCTTCTCACTTGGCGCGCTTATGCCAAACATAATAACATCCGCTGGTCTGCTCCCTGACAGAAAGCAGAGGGAAAGGCTACTATCCATATATACCCTCACACTGAGCGTTTCCCTCGTCGTTGGCCCAGCTCTTGAGGGCTATCTGCTTAAATTCATGCCACTGATGAAGACCTTCCTCGTTTTCAGCATTTTCCCCATCATCGTATTCGGAATGTCATTTTTCCTGAGGTTCCCCGATGAAAGAAACATGCAGAAGATAGAAACTGGGGACGTTCTCAGGAACCATGGATTCAGAGCGGCGATCTACAATATAATGACATATAACATCCCCTTTGCCTTCATACTCACATTTGGCGGTATTTACGCTATGTCAAGGTTCGATGTGACGTACTCAACCGTGACGCTCATGTTTGCCAGCTTCTTCTTCACATCATTCCTGAGCAGGGTTCTTCTTGCCGTAAGGCCTCCAGAGGACATATGGAAGCTGATGATACTCTCGGTGGTCATAACATCGATAGGTCTCATAGGCATTGTGGAATCTTTGAATATTCTCATGCTGGAAGCTTGCTTTCTTCTTCTGGGATTCCCCCATGGCTTCACCTTTCCACTGTCTGTTATCTCCATATCCAGATCATTCAGCACAGAATCAAGAAATGCTGCGAACAGTCTGTTTTTCTCCGTAATGATGGCGGTCGGAGCAGTTATGCCTTTTGTCTCTGGCGGGCTCGTCAGCGCTATAGGACTGAAATATTCATTCGGGATATTGGTGCCGGTGATAATAGCGCTTCTGTTCATGCTGAGCCATGAAATGTCATGCATAAAAAAAGGTAAATCGAATGAGGGTCTGCTCCCCTCATGA
- a CDS encoding Zn-ribbon domain-containing OB-fold protein: MTLDPNAKLPETEEGTVVYNTDPLIVRSHYEIDYIHSYAQDSEFFRALGRKKLMGSKCKKCGYVYATPRSHCMMCGAETEWYELPLKGRVHTFTTCYFSGEEFLNETPFNLVMVEFDGVNSLFMSRLIGAETKDIYIGMPVRAKFRRNLKMNVTDVYFVPDVER; encoded by the coding sequence ATGACACTTGATCCAAATGCAAAACTGCCAGAAACCGAAGAGGGAACGGTGGTATACAACACCGATCCGCTCATAGTGAGATCGCATTATGAGATAGATTACATACACAGCTATGCGCAGGACAGCGAATTCTTCAGAGCACTGGGAAGAAAGAAGTTGATGGGAAGCAAATGCAAAAAATGCGGTTATGTCTATGCCACACCCAGATCGCATTGCATGATGTGCGGTGCGGAGACCGAATGGTATGAACTCCCGCTTAAGGGACGTGTACATACATTCACGACCTGCTATTTCAGTGGAGAGGAGTTTCTGAACGAAACGCCATTCAACCTCGTAATGGTCGAGTTCGACGGTGTCAATTCGCTCTTCATGAGCAGGCTGATCGGAGCTGAGACAAAGGACATATACATAGGGATGCCCGTCAGAGCAAAATTTAGAAGGAACTTAAAGATGAACGTAACGGACGTTTACTTCGTACCGGACGTTGAAAGATAA
- a CDS encoding thiolase domain-containing protein, protein MLSYTNMKEKPRNVYMVAGGVTKFAKASPEMDFRLRVKKAFDYAMNDAGLTLADIDGSVASYFSDHFQRQLMSGIMVQDYLGLVPKPSKRIEGGGATGGLAFQAGYEEIASGRMDTVAVYGFETMSHVNTWKGNEFIALASDTNFDYPIGGFYTGYYAMMAVRHMYEFGTTVEQMAKVSVKNHGNALHNPYAQSPMKLTVEDVRNAPMVSYPLTRLDVCAMSDGAAVAILASEDKAFEITDHPVLIKGIGTGTDSMRLADRPFGEVPLLPNEKPSDYKGLKYPGVHSFRAGRMAAKEAYEMAGITDPINEIDLIELHDAYTSSEIQTYEDLGLCKYGEGGQFIDEGKPELHGKIPVNPSGGLLAAGHPVGATGIMQAVFMFWQLQHTVKKHFHDDYLQVPNAKRGLIHSHAGTGTYVTVTIMEAAK, encoded by the coding sequence ATATTAAGTTATACCAATATGAAGGAAAAGCCCAGAAATGTGTATATGGTTGCCGGAGGCGTGACAAAATTCGCCAAGGCATCACCTGAAATGGATTTTCGGCTGCGAGTGAAGAAAGCCTTCGATTATGCAATGAATGATGCTGGACTGACTCTGGCCGATATAGACGGATCTGTTGCATCCTATTTTTCGGATCATTTCCAGAGGCAGCTGATGTCCGGGATAATGGTGCAGGACTATCTTGGGCTTGTACCGAAGCCGAGCAAGAGAATCGAAGGTGGCGGAGCGACAGGTGGGCTTGCATTCCAGGCTGGCTATGAAGAGATAGCCTCTGGGCGCATGGATACGGTTGCGGTCTACGGATTTGAAACCATGTCGCATGTCAATACCTGGAAGGGCAATGAGTTCATAGCTCTGGCCAGCGATACTAATTTCGACTACCCCATAGGCGGCTTCTATACGGGCTATTATGCGATGATGGCCGTTCGCCACATGTATGAGTTCGGAACAACCGTTGAACAGATGGCCAAGGTTTCGGTCAAGAATCACGGAAACGCCCTTCACAATCCCTATGCTCAGAGCCCCATGAAGCTTACGGTGGAGGACGTCAGAAATGCACCAATGGTATCGTATCCGCTTACCAGACTTGACGTCTGCGCCATGTCTGATGGTGCGGCAGTGGCGATACTTGCATCGGAAGATAAGGCATTCGAGATAACCGATCATCCCGTTCTGATAAAGGGCATTGGCACCGGTACAGATTCCATGAGGCTGGCCGACAGGCCTTTTGGCGAGGTGCCACTTTTACCAAACGAGAAACCTTCTGATTACAAGGGTCTGAAATATCCCGGCGTGCACTCCTTCAGGGCAGGGCGCATGGCGGCGAAGGAAGCATATGAGATGGCAGGCATAACCGATCCGATCAATGAGATCGATCTGATAGAGCTCCATGACGCCTACACATCGTCAGAGATACAGACGTATGAAGATCTTGGACTCTGCAAGTACGGCGAGGGCGGCCAGTTCATAGACGAGGGAAAGCCGGAGCTCCATGGCAAGATACCCGTCAATCCATCCGGAGGGCTTCTGGCTGCTGGCCATCCTGTTGGAGCTACGGGAATAATGCAGGCAGTGTTCATGTTCTGGCAGCTCCAGCACACCGTGAAGAAACACTTCCATGACGATTATTTGCAGGTTCCAAATGCGAAGAGAGGGTTAATTCACAGCCATGCTGGAACGGGTACTTATGTTACTGTAACTATAATGGAGGCGGCAAAATGA
- a CDS encoding APC family permease, whose product MMKKELGVIDLMMASVTGMIGSGWLFSAFYASSMAGPYSIFSWLVGTGIVAILALIYADLSSRVPMAGAAAGYPFLSNGTVAGSLNAWSLFLGYASTPPLEVIAAISYLSFLIPNLLNSDGLLTPAGILLAVGLLIFFFALNATGIRNTSRFNNIVSYMKIAIPIITSFFFIFTIFSIRNFTLVGTVKPEGIFTAVPGAGIAFSFLGFRQAVELSGEAKNPQKTVPLAIILSVAVASAIYMIVQIAFIGSLQWGNIKPGDWSALANSGYSSGPMLVLASTLGLGALASVLLFDGIISPLGTSSIYQTTTARVSYRISEMGFLPKRISALNSRQVPIYALIFDLIVMILFVLPFPSWQSLVSVNSDLTIIAYMSGPVSLAIFDKYGVASKGFRLPALKILAPIGFALSVLIVYWSQYPTTLYMSIIALVGLALFVFSGKNPLKDLSQGIYIVIILAILPVISYLGSYGIDLIPFPLDIVLTMAVALGVFYIGTRSTPESVSQVEKLSFS is encoded by the coding sequence ATGATGAAAAAGGAACTTGGTGTAATCGATCTCATGATGGCTTCAGTAACTGGCATGATAGGATCGGGCTGGCTCTTTTCCGCTTTCTATGCCTCATCCATGGCCGGGCCTTACTCCATATTTTCATGGTTGGTCGGAACCGGCATAGTTGCCATACTGGCGCTGATATACGCCGATCTAAGCAGCAGGGTGCCAATGGCCGGAGCTGCCGCAGGATACCCTTTCCTCTCAAATGGAACCGTGGCTGGGTCACTGAATGCATGGTCGCTGTTTCTCGGCTATGCCTCCACCCCGCCCCTTGAGGTTATAGCAGCAATCAGCTACCTGAGCTTCCTGATACCGAACCTCCTGAACAGCGATGGTCTCCTTACACCTGCGGGTATACTGCTTGCCGTGGGGCTTTTGATATTCTTCTTCGCCCTGAATGCAACAGGGATCAGAAACACGTCAAGATTCAACAACATAGTATCCTACATGAAGATAGCGATACCAATCATAACCAGCTTTTTCTTCATATTCACGATATTCTCGATCAGGAACTTCACGCTGGTTGGAACAGTAAAGCCTGAGGGTATATTCACAGCGGTTCCAGGTGCAGGAATCGCCTTTTCGTTCCTCGGCTTCAGGCAGGCTGTTGAACTATCAGGAGAGGCTAAAAACCCGCAGAAAACTGTACCACTGGCCATAATTCTGTCAGTAGCTGTGGCCTCAGCGATATACATGATAGTCCAGATCGCATTCATAGGTTCACTTCAGTGGGGGAACATAAAGCCTGGTGACTGGTCTGCACTTGCAAACAGCGGTTATTCCAGTGGTCCAATGCTGGTGCTGGCCTCCACGCTGGGTCTCGGCGCGCTTGCATCCGTGCTCCTCTTCGATGGGATAATTTCACCGCTTGGAACCAGCAGCATCTACCAGACAACGACTGCAAGGGTTTCATACAGGATAAGCGAGATGGGATTTCTCCCGAAGAGGATATCTGCACTGAATTCCAGGCAGGTGCCTATATATGCTCTCATATTCGATCTCATCGTCATGATACTCTTTGTTCTGCCGTTCCCTTCATGGCAATCCCTCGTTTCAGTAAATTCGGATCTGACAATAATCGCCTATATGAGTGGGCCTGTATCGCTGGCCATCTTCGATAAGTATGGCGTAGCATCAAAGGGATTCAGGCTTCCTGCGCTGAAGATACTGGCACCGATCGGCTTTGCCCTATCAGTTCTGATAGTCTACTGGTCTCAGTATCCCACGACGCTTTACATGAGCATAATCGCCCTTGTTGGCCTGGCGCTGTTCGTCTTCTCCGGAAAGAATCCGTTGAAAGACCTCTCCCAGGGTATCTATATAGTCATAATACTCGCAATACTGCCGGTTATATCCTACCTCGGAAGCTACGGTATTGATCTCATACCGTTCCCACTGGACATAGTACTGACCATGGCTGTGGCGCTTGGAGTCTTCTACATAGGCACAAGATCTACTCCAGAATCTGTGTCTCAGGTTGAAAAACTATCATTCTCGTAA